From the genome of Nicotiana sylvestris chromosome 2, ASM39365v2, whole genome shotgun sequence, one region includes:
- the LOC104223080 gene encoding RING-H2 finger protein ATL8-like isoform X1, producing MCRLEYLPFNTPLRFYIYIYLTDFETFSYVFITAVKFTSITDISTTSFTSIVPSCSSILLLLNLFSIMTRPARFLLSTNSSSTSPSTPTAEPPSAVAVESDFVVILAALLCLLICVVGLIAVARCAWLRRATGGGAGGQSSSANKGLKKKVLQSLPKFTYDPSSTTAKGTPFTAECAICLAEYAVGDEIRVLPQCGHSFHLQCIDTWLGSHSSCPSCRQILVVARCRKCGEFPAVSHKTDGAPATTPAESRSCARSNHLSCWNKASGCCD from the exons ATGTGTAGACTTGAATACCTTCCATTCAACACTCCCCTCAGattttatatctatatatatctTACGGACTTTGAGACATTTTCATATGTTTTTATCACTGCTGTTAAGTTCACATCAATTACCGACATTTCAACCACATCTTTTACATCCATTGTCCCCAGTTGTTCttctatattgttgttgttgaatttgttttcAATTATGACTCGCCCAGCTAGATTTCTGCTAAGCACAAACTCTTCTTCAACTTCCCCTTCAACGCCTACGGCGGAGCCACCATCTGCGGTGGCAGTGGAGTCTGACTTTGTCGTAATACTAGCTGCTTTGCTTTGCTTACTAATTTGTGTGGTGGGGCTCATCGCTGTTGCAAGATGCGCTTGGCTCCGGCGAGCAACCGGCGGCGGAGCTGGTGGTCAGTCGTCGTCGGCTAATAAAGGGTTAAAGAAGAAAGTGTTGCAGTCGTTACCTAAGTTCACTTATGATCCCAGCAGTACAACGGCGAAAGGTACACCGTTCACGGCGGAGTGTGCCATTTGTCTGGCGGAGTATGCGGTGGGAGATGAGATCCGTGTGCTACCGCAGTGTGGCCATAGTTTTCACCTTCAGTGTATTGATACTTGGTTGGGTTCACACTCTTCGTGCCCTTCTTGTCGTCAAATTCTCGTGGTTGCTCGGTGCCGGAAGTGCGGCGAGTTCCCTGCAGTTTCCCATAAAACCGACGGTGCTCCGGCTACAACTCCGGCAGAGTCTCGTTCATGCGCTAGATCAA ATCATTTAAGCTGTTGGAACAAAGCTTCAGGCTGTTGTGACTAG
- the LOC104223080 gene encoding RING-H2 finger protein ATL8-like isoform X2 encodes MCRLEYLPFNTPLRFYIYIYLTDFETFSYVFITAVKFTSITDISTTSFTSIVPSCSSILLLLNLFSIMTRPARFLLSTNSSSTSPSTPTAEPPSAVAVESDFVVILAALLCLLICVVGLIAVARCAWLRRATGGGAGGQSSSANKGLKKKVLQSLPKFTYDPSSTTAKGTPFTAECAICLAEYAVGDEIRVLPQCGHSFHLQCIDTWLGSHSSCPSCRQILVVARCRKCGEFPAVSHKTDGAPATTPAESRSCARSREILIVKSSQII; translated from the exons ATGTGTAGACTTGAATACCTTCCATTCAACACTCCCCTCAGattttatatctatatatatctTACGGACTTTGAGACATTTTCATATGTTTTTATCACTGCTGTTAAGTTCACATCAATTACCGACATTTCAACCACATCTTTTACATCCATTGTCCCCAGTTGTTCttctatattgttgttgttgaatttgttttcAATTATGACTCGCCCAGCTAGATTTCTGCTAAGCACAAACTCTTCTTCAACTTCCCCTTCAACGCCTACGGCGGAGCCACCATCTGCGGTGGCAGTGGAGTCTGACTTTGTCGTAATACTAGCTGCTTTGCTTTGCTTACTAATTTGTGTGGTGGGGCTCATCGCTGTTGCAAGATGCGCTTGGCTCCGGCGAGCAACCGGCGGCGGAGCTGGTGGTCAGTCGTCGTCGGCTAATAAAGGGTTAAAGAAGAAAGTGTTGCAGTCGTTACCTAAGTTCACTTATGATCCCAGCAGTACAACGGCGAAAGGTACACCGTTCACGGCGGAGTGTGCCATTTGTCTGGCGGAGTATGCGGTGGGAGATGAGATCCGTGTGCTACCGCAGTGTGGCCATAGTTTTCACCTTCAGTGTATTGATACTTGGTTGGGTTCACACTCTTCGTGCCCTTCTTGTCGTCAAATTCTCGTGGTTGCTCGGTGCCGGAAGTGCGGCGAGTTCCCTGCAGTTTCCCATAAAACCGACGGTGCTCCGGCTACAACTCCGGCAGAGTCTCGTTCATGCGCTAGATCAA GGGAAATTCTTATAGTGAAATCTTCTCAGATCATTTAA
- the LOC104223063 gene encoding MLO-like protein 10 produces the protein MAGGGGETSRQLDQTPTWAVAGVCAVIILISIALEKIIHKLGTWLTDRHKKALYEALEKVKAELMILGFISLTLVFSQYYIARICIPSSVANTMLPCPAVHKDAEKKEEHRRRLLWFERRILAGAETTCKEGRVALISVDALHQIHILIFFLAVLHVLYSAITMWLGRLKIRGWKQWEQETSTHYYEFSNDPSRFRLTHETSFVRAHTSFWTRLPIFFYIGCFLRQFFRSVSKSDYLTLRNGFISVHLAPGSKFDFQKYIKRSLEDDFKVVVGVSPVLWASFVLFLLLNVSGWQALFWASLIPLIIILAVGTKLQAVVTRMAIDIIERHAVVQGIPLVQGSDKYFWFGRPQLVLHLIHFALFQNAFQLTYFLWIWYEYGLKSCFHNAFELVIAKIVVGVGVLLLCSYITLPLYALITQMGSNMKKSIFDEQTSKALKKWHMAVKKRKGARGDRSPTRTLGSASPRSTMSSPVHPAGPALHRFKTTGHSSRFQGYNSDQEASDLENDPTPPMNRAEISTTQIYHDDTEIHVHVPPNGESTRREDDFSFVKPAPQR, from the exons ATGGCAGGTGGGGGTGGAGAAACATCAAGGCAACTTGATCAGACACCAACTTGGGCTGTGGCTGGTGTTTGTGCTGTTATTATCCTCATTTCTATTGCCTTGGAGAAGATTATCCACAAACTTGGAACC TGGTTGACTGACAGGCATAAAAaagctctatatgaggctttggagaaggttaaggctG AGTTGATGATTCTCGGTTTTATCTCGTTAACCCTTGTATTTAGTCAATATTACATTGCTAGAATTTGTATCCCCTCAAGTGTCGCTAACACAATGCTGCCGTGCCCTGCGGTGCACAAAGATGCTGAAAAGAAGGAGGAACACCGTCGGAGGCTTTTATGGTTTGAACGTAGAATTTTGGCTGGTGCAGAGACTACATGCAAAGAG GGACGTGTTGCTCTCATTTCTGTCGATGCACTGCATCAAATACACATCCTTATTTTCTTTTTGGCAGTCCTTCATGTGTTATACAGTGCTATTACCATGTGGTTGGGAAGGCTTAAG ATTCGTGGCTGGAAACAATGGGAGCAAGAGACTTCAACCCATTATTACGAGTTTTCAAATG ATCCTTCAAGATTCAGACTTACTCATGAGACATCTTTTGTCAGAGCACATACTAGTTTCTGGACAAGGCTCCCGATCTTCTTTTACATT GGATGCTTCTTAAGACAATTTTTCAGGTCTGTCAGTAAGTCTGACTACTTGACCCTGCGCAATGGTTTTATCAGT GTTCATCTAGCTCCTGGAAGTAAATTTGACTTCCAAAAGTATATCAAGAGGTCATTAGAGGATGACTTCAAGGTAGTTGTCGGCGTCAG TCCAGTTTTATGGGCATCATTTGTCCTTTTCTTGCTTCTAAATGTTAGCG GGTGGCAAGCATTGTTCTGGGCATCCTTAATTCCTCTGATT ATCATTTTAGCTGTTGGAACAAAGCTTCAGGCTGTTGTGACTAGGATGGCGATTGACATCATAGAGAGACATGCAGTAGTTCAAGGAATCCCTCTTGTGCAAGGCTCAGACAAATATTTTTGGTTTGGTCGACCGCAACTGGTTCTTCACCTCATCCATTTTGCCCTATTTCAG AATGCATTCCAGCTAACATATTTTCTGTGGATATGG TATGAGTATGGGCTAAAATCTTGCTTCCACAATGCGTTTGAGCTGGTCATTGCGAAAATTGTTGTAGG GGTGGGAGTCTTGTTATTATGCAGTTATATTACTCTTCCGCTTTATGCCCTTATAACTCAG ATGGGATCCAATATGAAAAAATCAATCTTTGATGAGCAAACTTCAAAGGCTCTGAAGAAGTGGCATATGGCTGTGAAGAAGAGGAAGGGAGCAAGGGGAGACAGGTCTCCTACGCGAACGCTGGGTAGTGCAAGTCCAAGGTCCACAATGAGCTCACCTGTACACCCGGCAGGCCCTGCTCTTCATCGGTTCAAAACTACCGGTCACTCCTCACGTTTCCAGGGCTACAACAGCGATCAAGAAGCATCCGACCTTGAAAATGATCCAACACCACCGATGAATCGTGCAGAGATTTCAACTACACAGATTTATCATGATGACACAGAAATTCATGTGCATGTTCCTCCAAATGGAGAATCTACTAGGAGGGAAGATGACTTCTCATTTGTAAAGCCTGCTCCCCAAAGGTGA